A stretch of Microbulbifer bruguierae DNA encodes these proteins:
- a CDS encoding isochorismatase family protein — MESSNKTAREIYAELKANPSRARFGFGDKAVLVNVDPQKAYTRTDLFKTAYETDPRQMEYVDTLAKKFRALGWPVVWTHVAYMESGEDCGIWGTRTDTPDSLQNIKFGSERSEFDDRLHIDRERDVIYCKKMPSAFFETQLQSLCVWHKVDTVIITGGSTSGCIRATAVDSLSRGYRTIVPEECVADKHESYHFANLTDLAIKYADVLEVREVFDWLDSHKANLEEALAETTV, encoded by the coding sequence ATGGAAAGCAGCAACAAGACGGCCCGCGAGATCTATGCCGAACTGAAAGCCAACCCGAGCCGGGCCCGCTTCGGTTTTGGTGACAAGGCCGTCCTGGTCAACGTCGACCCACAAAAAGCCTACACCCGCACCGACCTGTTCAAGACCGCCTACGAAACCGATCCGCGCCAGATGGAATACGTGGATACCCTGGCGAAAAAATTCCGCGCGCTGGGCTGGCCGGTGGTCTGGACCCACGTCGCCTATATGGAATCTGGCGAAGACTGCGGTATCTGGGGCACCCGCACTGACACCCCCGATTCCCTGCAAAACATCAAGTTCGGCTCCGAACGCAGCGAATTCGACGATCGCCTGCACATCGATCGCGAGCGCGACGTGATTTACTGCAAGAAAATGCCCTCAGCATTTTTTGAAACCCAGCTGCAGTCCCTGTGTGTGTGGCACAAGGTAGACACGGTAATCATCACCGGCGGCTCCACCTCCGGCTGCATCCGCGCCACCGCGGTGGACTCCCTGTCCCGTGGCTATCGCACCATCGTTCCGGAAGAGTGCGTCGCAGACAAACACGAGTCCTATCACTTCGCGAATCTCACCGATCTCGCAATCAAATATGCGGACGTGCTGGAAGTGCGGGAAGTGTTCGACTGGCTCGACAGCCACAAAGCGAACCTCGAGGAAGCGCTGGCGGAGACCACCGTATGA
- a CDS encoding GntR family transcriptional regulator has protein sequence MTNIPEYSPRAMSTIDKLISPRQRKALDPSSHSPLYYQLYSLLKNLILNGTLANGALMPTEQQLSEAFDVSRITAKRAMDELAAENLVERRRGKGSHVIFKYTPGPVKAPLVGMLQEIESMARQTEVRLLELDKLKPPAEVREEFALDAGDTALRMVRVRSRDGEPFGYYDSWTVGLQKKPTARQLTSTPRLEIFRTQGLNITHVKQTLSAVSAPEDVAAALNIKPGTPLLSMVRRSYDAKEQLRDLMHVLYNPEHFQYQMDLTIDEI, from the coding sequence ATGACTAATATTCCTGAGTACAGTCCCAGAGCAATGAGTACCATCGACAAACTGATCAGCCCCCGCCAGCGCAAAGCCCTCGATCCTAGCAGCCACTCCCCGCTTTACTACCAGCTCTACAGCCTGCTGAAAAACCTGATTCTCAACGGCACCCTTGCCAACGGTGCCCTGATGCCCACCGAGCAACAACTTTCGGAAGCCTTCGACGTATCGCGTATCACCGCCAAGCGCGCCATGGATGAACTGGCGGCGGAGAATCTGGTAGAGCGACGCCGGGGCAAGGGTTCCCACGTGATTTTCAAATACACACCGGGGCCGGTAAAAGCTCCGCTGGTGGGTATGCTGCAGGAAATTGAAAGCATGGCGCGGCAGACGGAGGTACGCCTGCTGGAACTGGACAAATTAAAACCGCCGGCAGAAGTGCGTGAAGAATTCGCGCTGGACGCGGGAGATACCGCACTGCGCATGGTGCGCGTGCGCTCGCGGGATGGAGAGCCCTTTGGTTACTACGACAGCTGGACCGTGGGCCTGCAGAAAAAGCCGACGGCACGCCAGCTCACCTCAACTCCAAGGCTGGAAATCTTCCGCACACAGGGTCTGAACATCACCCATGTAAAGCAGACCCTGAGTGCCGTTTCGGCGCCGGAAGACGTTGCCGCTGCCCTGAATATCAAACCCGGCACACCACTATTGAGCATGGTGAGACGCTCTTACGATGCCAAGGAACAACTGCGGGACCTGATGCATGTGCTCTACAATCCAGAGCATTTCCAGTACCAGATGGATTTGACCATTGATGAAATCTGA
- a CDS encoding polysaccharide deacetylase family protein, which translates to MKADPGLYDYWPWEGRPKITWPNGARVAFWVAPNIEFYELNPPANPHRKAWPQPYPATQGYSIRDYGNRVGHVRQMEVLDRYGVRGSISLSTALCEHHPEIIAMCAERDWEFFSHGIYNTRYTYGLSEAQELEMIQDSVHTIEQYTGRKPAGYLAPALSHSEHTIDLFAEAGGIYTCDLFHDDQPTPINVRSGKRFVSVPYSLEMNDTIAYVVNKVEPRRYGQILKDNFDRLYQEGAENGTVMCIPTHNYQVSCPHRLKAFEEALEYITGHADVWVTTGREIAEYYLEHHYDNAVAAIAAQEG; encoded by the coding sequence ATGAAAGCCGACCCCGGACTCTACGATTACTGGCCCTGGGAAGGCCGCCCCAAAATCACCTGGCCGAACGGCGCTCGCGTGGCCTTCTGGGTCGCGCCCAATATCGAATTTTACGAACTGAACCCACCTGCGAATCCACACCGCAAGGCCTGGCCACAACCCTATCCCGCCACACAGGGATACAGCATCCGCGACTACGGCAACCGCGTCGGCCATGTGCGCCAGATGGAAGTACTGGATCGCTACGGGGTGCGCGGTTCGATTTCCCTGTCCACTGCCCTGTGCGAACACCACCCGGAAATCATCGCCATGTGCGCGGAACGGGACTGGGAATTTTTCAGCCACGGTATTTACAACACCCGCTACACCTACGGCCTGTCGGAAGCGCAGGAACTGGAGATGATCCAGGACTCGGTACACACCATCGAACAATATACTGGCCGCAAACCGGCGGGCTACCTGGCACCGGCCCTGTCCCACTCCGAACACACCATCGACCTGTTCGCCGAAGCCGGCGGTATTTATACCTGCGACCTGTTTCACGACGATCAGCCCACCCCGATCAATGTTCGCAGCGGCAAACGTTTTGTCTCGGTGCCCTACTCCCTGGAGATGAATGACACCATCGCCTATGTGGTAAACAAGGTGGAACCCCGACGCTACGGGCAGATACTCAAGGACAACTTTGACCGCCTGTATCAGGAAGGTGCCGAGAATGGCACCGTCATGTGCATTCCCACCCACAACTATCAGGTGAGCTGCCCCCATCGCCTCAAGGCCTTTGAGGAAGCCCTGGAATACATCACCGGGCACGCCGACGTGTGGGTGACCACCGGGCGGGAAATTGCCGAGTATTACCTCGAGCACCACTACGACAACGCTGTGGCGGCCATCGCCGCACAGGAGGGCTGA
- a CDS encoding CaiB/BaiF CoA transferase family protein, whose product MATNTLPLKNIKVVELSHMVMGPATGVILADLGAEVIKVEPLKGDNTRRLKGSGSGYFTMYNRNKRSLCLDLKSERGREVVLELIAQADIVIENFRPGALQALGLDYETLSKAHPRLIYCSLKGFLSGPYEHRTALDEVAQMMGGLAYMTGLPDRPMRAGSSVIDISGAMFGVIGILAALEERHHSGLGKQVTSALFETTAFMVGQHMAQCAITGEAPPPMSVRRSAWGVYDTFETADNDKIFVAVVSDTQWRLLCKTFMLEEFANDTSLDANSGRFEQRDRIIPALSEVFRHLSTQELTDKLDSTGLPYAPINRPQDLFDDPQLNANGLLELTLPGGTRAKVPALPIEIGGHKFGLRSDPPREADHTRDTLRNAGFTDTAIDELVAAGVLRDED is encoded by the coding sequence ATGGCAACAAATACACTTCCCCTGAAGAACATCAAAGTGGTCGAGTTGAGCCACATGGTCATGGGCCCTGCCACCGGGGTAATCCTTGCGGACCTCGGTGCCGAAGTCATCAAAGTCGAACCTCTCAAGGGCGACAACACGCGCCGGCTGAAGGGCTCCGGATCCGGTTATTTCACCATGTATAACCGTAACAAGCGCAGCCTCTGCCTCGACCTCAAATCCGAGCGCGGGCGCGAAGTCGTACTGGAATTGATTGCCCAGGCGGATATCGTGATCGAGAATTTCCGCCCCGGTGCCCTGCAAGCTTTGGGACTGGATTATGAAACCCTGTCCAAAGCACACCCGCGACTGATTTACTGCTCCCTGAAAGGTTTCCTGAGTGGCCCTTACGAGCACCGCACGGCGCTGGATGAAGTCGCGCAGATGATGGGAGGCCTGGCTTACATGACCGGGCTGCCAGATCGTCCGATGCGGGCGGGGTCATCGGTCATCGATATTTCCGGGGCCATGTTCGGTGTTATCGGCATTCTCGCCGCGCTCGAGGAGCGCCACCACAGCGGCCTGGGCAAACAGGTAACCAGCGCGCTGTTCGAAACCACTGCATTTATGGTTGGCCAGCATATGGCGCAGTGCGCGATCACCGGCGAAGCACCGCCCCCCATGTCAGTGCGCCGCTCCGCCTGGGGGGTCTACGATACTTTCGAGACCGCAGATAACGACAAAATTTTTGTCGCTGTCGTCAGCGATACCCAGTGGCGGCTGCTGTGCAAGACATTCATGCTCGAGGAATTCGCCAACGACACCTCCCTCGATGCCAACAGTGGCCGTTTCGAACAACGCGACCGCATCATCCCCGCCCTGAGCGAAGTCTTTAGACACCTGTCCACGCAGGAACTCACCGACAAGCTGGACAGCACCGGCCTGCCCTACGCGCCGATCAACCGTCCCCAGGACCTGTTTGACGATCCACAGCTCAACGCCAATGGTCTGCTGGAACTGACCCTGCCCGGCGGCACCCGCGCCAAGGTACCGGCACTACCGATCGAAATTGGAGGACACAAATTCGGCCTGCGCAGCGATCCCCCCCGGGAAGCCGATCACACCCGCGACACCCTTCGCAATGCGGGTTTCACCGATACCGCAATCGACGAACTGGTTGCTGCGGGCGTGCTGCGGGATGAAGACTGA
- the leuC gene encoding 3-isopropylmalate dehydratase large subunit, protein MAKTLFEKLWSDHEIQQLEDGDSLIYIDRVFLHERTGSVALESLSSDGRAVRTPGRVFCSMDHIVDTLPGRGDDTLVPAGKAFIQSTRQASRQAGIHLFDVNDFDQGIVHVISPELGIVQPGCTLVCPDSHTCSQGALGALAWGIGSSQAEHAMATNTLVVKKPRSMRVNFHGTLSPGVTAKDLILHLIARYGAAGGSGYAIEFAGEVIRNLDVEARLTLCNMAVEFSAFTAVIAPDQKTIDYLQGRRYAPSGDNWGAALDYWCSLHSDPGATFDREIDIDCSELAPCVTWGTSPQHACEITGKVPDIAPGAGDTDHATWRRAYEYMGVQAGQPLRSLAIDAAFIGSCTNSRISDLRQAAAVLSGRRVAEGVRAICVPGSQGVKRQAEAEGLDRIFMDAGFEWREPGCSMCFFAGGESFGFRQRIATSTNRNFEGRQGPESRSHLASPATVAASAIAGHLADPRDYLEGKPA, encoded by the coding sequence ATGGCGAAAACACTGTTTGAAAAGTTGTGGTCCGATCATGAAATCCAGCAGTTGGAAGACGGCGATTCACTGATTTATATCGATCGGGTGTTCCTGCATGAGCGCACTGGCTCGGTGGCCCTGGAAAGTCTGTCCAGCGATGGTCGCGCAGTAAGAACCCCAGGGCGTGTGTTCTGCAGTATGGACCATATTGTCGACACCCTGCCGGGGCGAGGGGACGACACTCTGGTGCCGGCGGGCAAGGCGTTTATCCAGTCTACGCGTCAGGCATCGCGCCAGGCCGGTATTCACCTGTTTGATGTCAATGATTTCGATCAGGGCATCGTGCACGTCATTTCGCCGGAGCTGGGCATCGTCCAGCCGGGATGCACACTGGTCTGCCCGGACAGTCATACCTGTTCCCAGGGGGCGTTGGGTGCGTTGGCCTGGGGTATCGGTTCCAGTCAGGCGGAACATGCGATGGCCACCAATACGCTGGTGGTAAAAAAGCCGCGCAGTATGCGGGTTAACTTCCATGGAACACTGTCGCCGGGGGTGACCGCCAAGGATCTGATCCTGCACCTGATCGCGCGTTATGGCGCGGCGGGTGGTTCCGGTTACGCGATTGAATTTGCCGGTGAGGTGATTCGCAATCTGGACGTCGAGGCTCGCCTGACGCTGTGCAATATGGCGGTCGAGTTTTCCGCATTTACCGCCGTGATCGCTCCGGATCAGAAAACCATCGACTATCTGCAGGGACGGCGCTATGCGCCGAGTGGTGATAACTGGGGTGCTGCGCTGGATTACTGGTGCAGTCTGCACTCCGATCCTGGAGCCACTTTCGATCGGGAAATCGACATCGACTGCAGCGAGCTTGCGCCCTGTGTGACCTGGGGTACCAGTCCGCAACACGCCTGTGAAATTACCGGGAAGGTGCCGGATATCGCCCCCGGAGCCGGTGATACCGATCATGCAACATGGCGTCGCGCCTACGAGTACATGGGGGTGCAGGCGGGGCAGCCACTGCGGTCTCTGGCCATCGACGCCGCGTTTATCGGCTCCTGTACCAACAGCCGTATCAGCGACCTGCGGCAAGCGGCTGCGGTGTTGAGCGGTCGCCGGGTGGCAGAAGGCGTGCGTGCGATCTGTGTTCCTGGTTCCCAGGGGGTCAAGCGCCAGGCGGAAGCGGAGGGACTGGACCGCATTTTTATGGACGCGGGATTTGAATGGCGTGAGCCTGGCTGTTCCATGTGCTTTTTTGCCGGTGGTGAAAGTTTCGGTTTTCGCCAGCGAATTGCCACCAGCACCAACCGCAATTTCGAGGGGCGCCAGGGGCCGGAATCCCGCTCGCATCTGGCGAGCCCGGCCACAGTGGCGGCATCGGCGATCGCCGGCCACCTGGCGGATCCGAGGGACTATTTAGAAGGAAAGCCGGCGTGA
- a CDS encoding sodium/proline symporter: protein MNTTTVLITLIAYKTLLIVIGIWAQRRTHTSEDYFLGGRNLGPVVAAISYSASATSAWTLLGVSGIAYVAGLSTLWIAAGAIVGCAVAWLWVAPRMMRFSRTHNIITLTEFLAHDSDARNQKRITIFASAVIVLSFVVYISSQFQGAGNTFSSTFDLGRSESILIGATIIMIYTLLGGFWAVSLTDTLQGMLMAVAAILLPVAAWVAVGGWEGFSSGLVAVSSPQQLSLSGGNIGLGILGFIAGNLAIGIGTFGQPHLLTRFMALRDERALKQARWIAIGWYTLVFSGMCFLGLAGHILLPQSPTPETIFFDLTGLLFSPVVSGLLLAAVLSAIMSTADSLLLVCASSLSWDLGLGKRFAERPLLVSRAAIVAICALSAWVALALPATIFERVLFAWVAIGSAFGPLVFVRLAGIRVRSPGTLLSMVTGFVLAVALYLAPNTLGQAFERLIPFTCGLVLLLVFRIRAGAVSTANTENPSATGYSQQQP from the coding sequence ATGAATACCACTACGGTTCTGATTACTCTGATTGCGTACAAAACCCTGCTTATCGTCATTGGTATCTGGGCCCAGCGCCGCACGCATACCAGCGAAGATTATTTTTTGGGTGGACGCAATCTGGGGCCAGTGGTGGCGGCTATCAGCTATTCCGCCAGCGCCACATCGGCTTGGACACTATTGGGCGTGAGCGGTATTGCCTATGTCGCCGGCCTGTCGACACTGTGGATCGCCGCCGGGGCCATCGTAGGTTGTGCCGTCGCCTGGCTGTGGGTGGCCCCACGCATGATGCGCTTCAGCCGCACCCACAACATCATCACTCTCACCGAATTTCTCGCCCACGACAGCGACGCCCGCAACCAAAAGCGAATCACAATTTTTGCTTCCGCAGTGATCGTCCTGTCGTTTGTGGTTTATATCTCTTCCCAGTTTCAGGGGGCCGGCAATACCTTCAGCAGCACCTTCGACCTGGGTCGCTCCGAGAGCATTTTGATCGGTGCAACCATCATCATGATTTATACACTGCTGGGCGGCTTCTGGGCCGTTTCCCTGACGGATACCCTGCAAGGAATGTTGATGGCAGTTGCAGCCATTCTGCTGCCGGTTGCTGCCTGGGTGGCGGTAGGTGGCTGGGAGGGGTTCAGCAGCGGACTGGTTGCAGTGAGCAGTCCGCAGCAGCTCAGTCTGAGTGGTGGCAATATCGGCCTCGGCATACTCGGTTTTATCGCCGGCAACCTCGCTATCGGTATCGGCACCTTCGGCCAACCTCACCTGCTCACCCGTTTTATGGCCCTGCGCGACGAACGCGCGCTCAAGCAGGCGCGCTGGATCGCCATCGGCTGGTATACGCTGGTATTTTCCGGGATGTGTTTTCTCGGTCTCGCGGGACACATCCTCTTACCGCAGTCACCTACTCCGGAAACTATTTTCTTCGACCTCACCGGGCTGCTTTTTTCACCGGTGGTAAGCGGCCTTCTGCTGGCGGCGGTGCTGTCGGCCATCATGTCGACTGCTGACAGTTTGCTGTTGGTGTGCGCCTCCAGCCTGTCCTGGGATCTCGGTCTGGGTAAACGTTTTGCCGAGCGCCCGCTGCTGGTATCCCGCGCCGCCATCGTCGCAATCTGCGCACTTTCTGCATGGGTTGCACTGGCGCTGCCGGCCACTATTTTCGAACGTGTGCTGTTCGCCTGGGTTGCCATCGGCTCGGCTTTTGGTCCGCTGGTATTTGTGCGCCTGGCCGGTATCCGCGTGCGCTCTCCCGGTACCTTGCTGTCCATGGTCACGGGGTTTGTGCTGGCGGTTGCACTGTATCTAGCGCCGAACACTTTGGGACAGGCCTTCGAGCGCTTGATTCCGTTTACTTGCGGACTTGTTTTGCTACTGGTATTCCGGATACGGGCCGGTGCTGTTAGCACTGCCAATACCGAGAACCCTTCTGCAACCGGATACTCCCAACAGCAGCCCTGA
- a CDS encoding CaiB/BaiF CoA transferase family protein encodes MNNTLQGVRILDLTHMLSGPYGGMILADLGAETIKVEPLHGEGTRKLLATDPSNSLGGMGAYFITLNRNKKSVAIDLKTEAGLAQFYKLVEVSDIVLSNFGAGVPERLGIDYDTLCKVNPRIITCTVSGFGSDGPGHKRPAFDQVAQASGGGMSITGTDPEHPVRAGIPIGDLGGGMFGVMGILAALYERERSGRGQHVDISMLDCQISLLNYMATMHFLSGENPHPIGNSHFVHVPYNTFRCADGFVVIAVITDNFWQNLKEVVPCAEFDDPALDGQPGRWAARDMINQKLNEILSTNTCEYWLALLEQKRIPCAPVNSFSQALSDPQVLHRKMVVDLKHPDGTSTRGPGNPIKLSRTGDDEYSPAPLLGQHTCEVFTSLLGYSEEEVAQMQRDGVIA; translated from the coding sequence ATGAACAATACGCTCCAGGGGGTGCGAATCCTCGATCTCACGCACATGCTGTCTGGTCCCTACGGGGGCATGATCCTGGCGGATCTGGGTGCGGAAACCATCAAGGTCGAACCTCTGCATGGGGAGGGTACCCGCAAGTTGCTGGCGACAGACCCTTCGAATTCTCTCGGCGGCATGGGGGCCTATTTCATCACGCTTAACCGTAACAAGAAAAGTGTCGCCATTGACCTCAAGACCGAGGCTGGTCTCGCCCAGTTCTACAAACTGGTGGAGGTGTCGGATATCGTACTCAGCAACTTCGGTGCCGGCGTGCCCGAGCGCCTTGGTATCGATTACGACACCCTGTGCAAGGTCAATCCCCGCATCATCACCTGTACCGTGTCCGGCTTCGGCTCGGATGGCCCCGGCCATAAGCGCCCGGCCTTTGATCAGGTGGCTCAGGCGTCTGGTGGAGGCATGTCCATTACCGGTACCGATCCGGAGCATCCGGTGCGCGCGGGCATTCCCATTGGCGACCTCGGCGGCGGCATGTTTGGAGTAATGGGGATTCTCGCCGCGCTGTACGAGCGCGAGCGCAGCGGTCGCGGCCAGCATGTGGATATCTCCATGCTCGATTGCCAGATTTCCCTGCTGAACTACATGGCCACCATGCATTTCCTGTCCGGGGAGAATCCGCACCCGATCGGCAACTCGCACTTCGTACACGTGCCTTACAACACCTTCCGCTGCGCCGACGGGTTTGTCGTCATCGCGGTGATTACCGATAACTTCTGGCAAAACCTGAAAGAAGTGGTGCCCTGTGCGGAATTTGACGATCCCGCCCTTGATGGGCAGCCCGGCCGTTGGGCCGCGCGGGACATGATCAACCAGAAACTGAACGAGATTCTCAGCACCAACACCTGCGAGTACTGGCTGGCGCTACTGGAGCAAAAACGCATTCCCTGTGCACCGGTCAATAGTTTCAGTCAGGCACTGTCGGATCCCCAGGTATTGCACCGCAAAATGGTGGTGGACCTGAAGCACCCGGATGGCACGAGTACCCGCGGACCGGGCAACCCGATCAAGCTTTCGCGCACCGGTGACGACGAGTACAGCCCGGCACCGCTGTTGGGGCAGCATACCTGCGAAGTATTCACTTCCCTGCTGGGCTACAGCGAGGAAGAAGTTGCACAAATGCAGCGTGATGGAGTCATTGCCTGA
- the leuD gene encoding 3-isopropylmalate dehydratase small subunit: MKKFQIHRGVAAPLLRVNVDTDAIIPSREMKLVSKKGLSEGLFAGWRYTEVGGRTPTADFVLNRPEYVGASILLSGPNFGCGSSREHAVWALSEFGIRAIVAPSFGVIFQGNCERNGILPVVLDEAVVRSIAEQVEEDPQQCQVTIDLEHQQLLDPRGRQHRFEIARSSREMLLNGLDQIGLTLNRLEAIEKFEEKLRARRPWLFEF; this comes from the coding sequence GTGAAGAAATTTCAGATCCATCGTGGCGTGGCTGCGCCCCTGCTGCGAGTGAATGTGGACACCGACGCGATCATTCCATCCCGCGAAATGAAATTGGTCTCCAAAAAAGGACTCAGTGAAGGCCTGTTCGCCGGCTGGCGTTACACGGAAGTGGGTGGCCGTACGCCAACTGCGGATTTTGTCTTGAACCGGCCCGAATACGTCGGGGCCAGTATTTTACTTTCGGGACCAAATTTTGGTTGTGGCTCTTCCCGTGAGCACGCGGTATGGGCACTGTCGGAATTCGGTATCCGGGCCATCGTAGCACCGAGCTTCGGGGTAATTTTTCAGGGCAACTGCGAGCGCAACGGTATTTTACCGGTCGTGCTGGATGAAGCGGTAGTGCGTTCCATTGCCGAGCAGGTGGAGGAAGACCCTCAGCAGTGTCAGGTCACCATCGATCTGGAGCATCAGCAGCTGCTCGACCCACGGGGAAGGCAGCATCGATTCGAGATTGCCCGTTCAAGCCGCGAGATGTTGCTGAACGGACTGGATCAGATTGGCCTGACCTTGAACCGGTTGGAAGCGATTGAAAAGTTCGAAGAAAAACTGCGCGCGCGTCGTCCCTGGCTGTTCGAGTTTTAA
- a CDS encoding hydroxymethylglutaryl-CoA lyase — protein MDGKVIVNEVGPRDGLQNQPKILSVAERVQLVEALAAAGVNHIEVGAFVSPKAVPAMAGTDQVMTALSSLQGISLSALIPNLRGYELARAAGVETVAMVLYASDGMAQRNVKMTRAEAEADAATIIARAAEDGARVIATIAVAFSCPFDGPTDPLVVRDIAQRFVAQGAERVVIADSIGAGNPLQVRQLMDPLVASLGAERLGCHFHDTRAMGLANVFAALESGVRYFDASIGGLGGCPFAPGATGNVATEDVVMMLEQMGVSTGIDLDALMRASELSEVLTGTAPGGRAKSWLKPWLERRRLAVGVA, from the coding sequence ATGGATGGGAAGGTTATTGTCAACGAGGTTGGTCCGCGGGACGGTCTGCAGAACCAGCCCAAAATACTCAGCGTCGCCGAACGTGTGCAGTTGGTGGAGGCGCTTGCGGCGGCAGGGGTGAATCATATTGAGGTCGGTGCATTTGTGTCACCGAAGGCGGTGCCGGCGATGGCCGGTACAGACCAAGTGATGACCGCGCTGTCATCCCTGCAGGGTATTTCTCTGAGTGCCCTGATTCCCAACCTGCGCGGCTATGAACTGGCGCGCGCCGCCGGTGTGGAGACCGTTGCCATGGTGTTGTACGCCAGTGATGGCATGGCGCAGCGCAATGTGAAAATGACCCGGGCGGAGGCGGAAGCGGATGCCGCGACCATCATTGCCCGTGCGGCGGAAGACGGTGCGCGGGTGATCGCCACCATCGCGGTGGCGTTTTCCTGTCCCTTTGATGGTCCCACCGATCCTCTGGTGGTGCGGGATATTGCCCAGCGTTTTGTCGCGCAGGGGGCCGAACGGGTGGTGATTGCGGATTCCATCGGTGCCGGCAATCCGCTGCAGGTACGCCAGTTAATGGATCCACTGGTGGCGAGCCTGGGAGCCGAGCGCCTCGGTTGCCACTTTCACGATACCCGGGCCATGGGGCTGGCCAATGTATTCGCCGCACTGGAATCCGGTGTGCGTTATTTCGATGCGTCCATTGGCGGCCTGGGCGGCTGTCCTTTCGCGCCGGGAGCAACGGGAAATGTGGCTACGGAAGATGTCGTAATGATGTTGGAGCAGATGGGGGTGAGCACGGGAATTGATCTCGACGCCCTGATGCGCGCGTCAGAATTGTCTGAAGTCCTCACCGGCACCGCGCCCGGTGGCCGCGCCAAAAGCTGGTTGAAACCCTGGCTGGAGAGGCGCCGATTGGCCGTTGGTGTCGCGTGA
- a CDS encoding hydroxymethylglutaryl-CoA lyase, giving the protein MEQIDILVSEVGPRDGLQSLQQIMPTAAKCEWISLLAAAGVREVEVGSFVPASVLPQMADTAEVVAHAKTIPGLDVAVLVPNLRGAENAVKAGADKISIPLSVSETHSLKNVRRSHTQMLEEIHSIAELIAAQPAERRPYFEVGLSTAFGCTLEGPVSEELVVRLAVLAIEAGAAEVGLSDTTGYANPAQVRRLVKKVWDAVGRERLNGVHLHNTRGQGLANALAAMDIGITTVDASMGGIGGCPFAPGASGNIVTEDLVFLVEAMGLRTGIDFDGLLRARNYLAGALPGVEIFGFTPEAGLPRGFQNT; this is encoded by the coding sequence TTGGAACAGATCGATATTCTGGTAAGTGAAGTTGGGCCTCGGGACGGTTTGCAGAGCCTGCAACAGATCATGCCGACTGCGGCAAAGTGTGAATGGATCTCCCTGCTGGCTGCAGCTGGTGTGCGTGAGGTAGAGGTGGGGTCCTTCGTGCCGGCGAGTGTGCTGCCGCAGATGGCGGACACGGCGGAAGTCGTGGCCCATGCGAAAACCATTCCGGGGCTGGACGTCGCCGTGCTGGTGCCAAACCTGCGGGGGGCGGAGAACGCGGTGAAGGCGGGGGCGGACAAAATCAGTATTCCCCTGTCTGTCAGCGAGACCCACAGTCTGAAGAACGTGCGCCGCAGCCACACGCAGATGCTGGAGGAAATCCATTCCATAGCAGAGCTGATTGCGGCACAGCCTGCAGAGCGCCGCCCGTATTTTGAAGTGGGGTTATCGACCGCATTCGGCTGCACTCTTGAGGGGCCAGTCTCCGAGGAGCTGGTTGTGCGGCTGGCGGTATTGGCGATTGAAGCGGGGGCTGCTGAAGTCGGTCTTTCGGATACTACCGGCTATGCCAATCCCGCCCAGGTAAGGCGTCTGGTAAAAAAAGTCTGGGATGCGGTCGGGCGCGAACGTCTCAACGGGGTGCACCTTCACAACACCCGGGGCCAGGGGCTCGCCAATGCGCTGGCGGCAATGGATATCGGCATTACCACGGTGGATGCTTCCATGGGAGGTATCGGCGGTTGCCCGTTTGCTCCGGGCGCCTCCGGTAATATCGTCACCGAGGATCTGGTGTTTTTGGTGGAAGCGATGGGGCTGCGCACCGGTATCGATTTTGACGGTCTGTTACGTGCACGCAATTATCTTGCAGGGGCTCTACCCGGCGTGGAAATTTTCGGATTTACCCCGGAAGCCGGGTTGCCCCGAGGGTTTCAGAACACCTGA